In Lathamus discolor isolate bLatDis1 chromosome 12, bLatDis1.hap1, whole genome shotgun sequence, a genomic segment contains:
- the KMT5A gene encoding N-lysine methyltransferase KMT5A isoform X6 has translation MGLPRGERRLPAERLASAGELLGDRRGSPAAEGRRAPGRAAAGMAKGRNMPKARAGGAEEARPESAERKGSGRPRAGGENVFIGQSKIYSYLNPSKTPGARPPLQEENSVMYHEVKCQGKTLNKTCRKGNAGRKKSGDIIEGAMKPEDQKDKEGGCDTSVHSSDQNQGTVETQKTPLPSDCADEANAKPAQKKMVKAKRGPRRKTQGRTPNRKVTDYYPVRRSSRKSKSELETEERRKIDELITSGKEEGMKIDYIDGKGRGVIATKEFNRGEFVVEYHGDLIEITDAKKREAVYAQDPSTGCYMYYFQYLSKTYCVDATKETNRLGRLINHSKCGNCQTKLHDIDGVPHLILIASRDIKAGDQKVHPWINPRRGWSSEHRKYITGTQPRLMSILKMAK, from the exons ATGGGGTTGCCGAGGGGAGAGCGGCGTCTCCCTGCGGAGCGGTTGGCTTCGGCGGGGGAGCTCCTCGGGGACCGGCGGGGCAGCCCGGCTGCGGAGGGCCGCAGGGCgccgggccgcgccgccgccggcaTGGCGAAAG GGAGGAACATGCCCAAggcccgggcgggcggcgcggagGAGGCGAGACCCGAGAGCGCCGAGAGGAAGGGCTCCGGCCGCCCCCGGGCCGGTGGG GAGAATGTGTTTATTGGTCAATCCAAaatctacagctacctgaatcCTTCCAAAACTCCTGGTGCTCGCCCCCCGCTTCAAGAAGAGAACTCTGTCATGTATCACGAGGTGAAATGTCAGGGCAAAACACTAAACAAAACctgcaggaaaggaaatg caggaagaaagaagagtggCGATATAATTGAAGGTGCTATGAAACCAGAAGACCAGAAGGACAAAGAAGGTGGGTGCGATACTTCAGTGCACTCCTCTGATCAAAACCAAGGAACTGTAGAAACTCAAAAAACGCCTCTACCGTCAGACTGTGCTGATGAGGCAAATGCAAAGCCAGCTCAGAAAAAGATGGTTAAAGCAAAACGTGGACCAAGGAGAAA AACACAAGGAAGAACACCAAATCGAAAAGTAACAGATTATTACCCAGTTAGAAGAAGTTCCAGGAAGAGCAAATCTGAATTGGAG actgaggagaggaggaaaatagaTGAGCTAATTACaagtggaaaggaagaaggaatgaAG ATTGATTACATCGATGGCAAAGGGAGAGGAGTAATTGCTACTAAAGAATTTAATCGAGGAGAATTTGTAGTTGAATATCATGGGGATCTCATAGAGATCACAGATGCTAAAAAGCGAGAAGCGGTGTATGCTCAAGACCCATCCACTGGCTGCTATATGTACTATTTTCAGTACCTCAGCAAAACGTACTG TGTTGATGCTACAAAAGAAACTAATCGCTTGGGAAGACTGATTAATCACAGCAAATGTGGCAATTGTCAAACAAAGCTTCATGACATTGACGGCGTGCCTCATCTCATACTCATAGCTTCCAGAGACATTAAAGCAG GAGATCAGAAAGTGCATCCCTGGATAAACCCCAGAAGAGGATGGAGCTCAGAGCATAG AAAATACATCACAGGGACACAGCCAAGGCTTATGAGTATTCTGAAGATGGCAAAATGA
- the KMT5A gene encoding N-lysine methyltransferase KMT5A isoform X5 — MRRLLPGGAGRRGRRDSSPAQCAQLAGKGLGRRGSPCRIQPFKHGAGRGGRAMTAGGRAGHGSGADLSPLLLGRNMPKARAGGAEEARPESAERKGSGRPRAGGENVFIGQSKIYSYLNPSKTPGARPPLQEENSVMYHEVKCQGKTLNKTCRKGNGRKKSGDIIEGAMKPEDQKDKEGGCDTSVHSSDQNQGTVETQKTPLPSDCADEANAKPAQKKMVKAKRGPRRKTQGRTPNRKVTDYYPVRRSSRKSKSELETEERRKIDELITSGKEEGMKIDYIDGKGRGVIATKEFNRGEFVVEYHGDLIEITDAKKREAVYAQDPSTGCYMYYFQYLSKTYCVDATKETNRLGRLINHSKCGNCQTKLHDIDGVPHLILIASRDIKAGEELLYDYGDRSKASIEAHPWLKH; from the exons ATGCGGAGGCTCCTCCCGGGAGGTGCGGGGCGCCGGGGCCGGCGGGACTCCTCCCCCGCGCAGTGTGCGCAGCTCGCCGGGAAGGGGCTGGGCCGCCGCGGCTCGCCCTGCCGCATCCAGCCCTTTAAACATGGCGCAGGCCGCGGCGGACGGGCGATGACCGCGGGCGGCCGCGCCGGACATGGCTCAGGCGCCGATCTTTCCCCCTTGCTCCTAGGGAGGAACATGCCCAAggcccgggcgggcggcgcggagGAGGCGAGACCCGAGAGCGCCGAGAGGAAGGGCTCCGGCCGCCCCCGGGCCGGTGGG GAGAATGTGTTTATTGGTCAATCCAAaatctacagctacctgaatcCTTCCAAAACTCCTGGTGCTCGCCCCCCGCTTCAAGAAGAGAACTCTGTCATGTATCACGAGGTGAAATGTCAGGGCAAAACACTAAACAAAACctgcaggaaaggaaatg gaagaaagaagagtggCGATATAATTGAAGGTGCTATGAAACCAGAAGACCAGAAGGACAAAGAAGGTGGGTGCGATACTTCAGTGCACTCCTCTGATCAAAACCAAGGAACTGTAGAAACTCAAAAAACGCCTCTACCGTCAGACTGTGCTGATGAGGCAAATGCAAAGCCAGCTCAGAAAAAGATGGTTAAAGCAAAACGTGGACCAAGGAGAAA AACACAAGGAAGAACACCAAATCGAAAAGTAACAGATTATTACCCAGTTAGAAGAAGTTCCAGGAAGAGCAAATCTGAATTGGAG actgaggagaggaggaaaatagaTGAGCTAATTACaagtggaaaggaagaaggaatgaAG ATTGATTACATCGATGGCAAAGGGAGAGGAGTAATTGCTACTAAAGAATTTAATCGAGGAGAATTTGTAGTTGAATATCATGGGGATCTCATAGAGATCACAGATGCTAAAAAGCGAGAAGCGGTGTATGCTCAAGACCCATCCACTGGCTGCTATATGTACTATTTTCAGTACCTCAGCAAAACGTACTG TGTTGATGCTACAAAAGAAACTAATCGCTTGGGAAGACTGATTAATCACAGCAAATGTGGCAATTGTCAAACAAAGCTTCATGACATTGACGGCGTGCCTCATCTCATACTCATAGCTTCCAGAGACATTAAAGCAGGTGAAGAACTGTTGTACGACTATGGAGACAGAAGCAAAGCTTCCATAGAAGCTCATCCATGGCTGAAACACTAA
- the KMT5A gene encoding N-lysine methyltransferase KMT5A isoform X3 — MRRLLPGGAGRRGRRDSSPAQCAQLAGKGLGRRGSPCRIQPFKHGAGRGGRAMTAGGRAGHGSGADLSPLLLGRNMPKARAGGAEEARPESAERKGSGRPRAGGENVFIGQSKIYSYLNPSKTPGARPPLQEENSVMYHEVKCQGKTLNKTCRKGNAGRKKSGDIIEGAMKPEDQKDKEGGCDTSVHSSDQNQGTVETQKTPLPSDCADEANAKPAQKKMVKAKRGPRRKTQGRTPNRKVTDYYPVRRSSRKSKSELETEERRKIDELITSGKEEGMKIDYIDGKGRGVIATKEFNRGEFVVEYHGDLIEITDAKKREAVYAQDPSTGCYMYYFQYLSKTYCVDATKETNRLGRLINHSKCGNCQTKLHDIDGVPHLILIASRDIKAACQFAVLSRPHLSRELRGPKCVPAVAEGWK; from the exons ATGCGGAGGCTCCTCCCGGGAGGTGCGGGGCGCCGGGGCCGGCGGGACTCCTCCCCCGCGCAGTGTGCGCAGCTCGCCGGGAAGGGGCTGGGCCGCCGCGGCTCGCCCTGCCGCATCCAGCCCTTTAAACATGGCGCAGGCCGCGGCGGACGGGCGATGACCGCGGGCGGCCGCGCCGGACATGGCTCAGGCGCCGATCTTTCCCCCTTGCTCCTAGGGAGGAACATGCCCAAggcccgggcgggcggcgcggagGAGGCGAGACCCGAGAGCGCCGAGAGGAAGGGCTCCGGCCGCCCCCGGGCCGGTGGG GAGAATGTGTTTATTGGTCAATCCAAaatctacagctacctgaatcCTTCCAAAACTCCTGGTGCTCGCCCCCCGCTTCAAGAAGAGAACTCTGTCATGTATCACGAGGTGAAATGTCAGGGCAAAACACTAAACAAAACctgcaggaaaggaaatg caggaagaaagaagagtggCGATATAATTGAAGGTGCTATGAAACCAGAAGACCAGAAGGACAAAGAAGGTGGGTGCGATACTTCAGTGCACTCCTCTGATCAAAACCAAGGAACTGTAGAAACTCAAAAAACGCCTCTACCGTCAGACTGTGCTGATGAGGCAAATGCAAAGCCAGCTCAGAAAAAGATGGTTAAAGCAAAACGTGGACCAAGGAGAAA AACACAAGGAAGAACACCAAATCGAAAAGTAACAGATTATTACCCAGTTAGAAGAAGTTCCAGGAAGAGCAAATCTGAATTGGAG actgaggagaggaggaaaatagaTGAGCTAATTACaagtggaaaggaagaaggaatgaAG ATTGATTACATCGATGGCAAAGGGAGAGGAGTAATTGCTACTAAAGAATTTAATCGAGGAGAATTTGTAGTTGAATATCATGGGGATCTCATAGAGATCACAGATGCTAAAAAGCGAGAAGCGGTGTATGCTCAAGACCCATCCACTGGCTGCTATATGTACTATTTTCAGTACCTCAGCAAAACGTACTG TGTTGATGCTACAAAAGAAACTAATCGCTTGGGAAGACTGATTAATCACAGCAAATGTGGCAATTGTCAAACAAAGCTTCATGACATTGACGGCGTGCCTCATCTCATACTCATAGCTTCCAGAGACATTAAAGCAG
- the KMT5A gene encoding N-lysine methyltransferase KMT5A isoform X4, translating to MRRLLPGGAGRRGRRDSSPAQCAQLAGKGLGRRGSPCRIQPFKHGAGRGGRAMTAGGRAGHGSGADLSPLLLGRNMPKARAGGAEEARPESAERKGSGRPRAGGENVFIGQSKIYSYLNPSKTPGARPPLQEENSVMYHEVKCQGKTLNKTCRKGNAGRKKSGDIIEGAMKPEDQKDKEGGCDTSVHSSDQNQGTVETQKTPLPSDCADEANAKPAQKKMVKAKRGPRRKTQGRTPNRKVTDYYPVRRSSRKSKSELETEERRKIDELITSGKEEGMKIDYIDGKGRGVIATKEFNRGEFVVEYHGDLIEITDAKKREAVYAQDPSTGCYMYYFQYLSKTYCVDATKETNRLGRLINHSKCGNCQTKLHDIDGVPHLILIASRDIKAGEELLYDYGDRSKASIEAHPWLKH from the exons ATGCGGAGGCTCCTCCCGGGAGGTGCGGGGCGCCGGGGCCGGCGGGACTCCTCCCCCGCGCAGTGTGCGCAGCTCGCCGGGAAGGGGCTGGGCCGCCGCGGCTCGCCCTGCCGCATCCAGCCCTTTAAACATGGCGCAGGCCGCGGCGGACGGGCGATGACCGCGGGCGGCCGCGCCGGACATGGCTCAGGCGCCGATCTTTCCCCCTTGCTCCTAGGGAGGAACATGCCCAAggcccgggcgggcggcgcggagGAGGCGAGACCCGAGAGCGCCGAGAGGAAGGGCTCCGGCCGCCCCCGGGCCGGTGGG GAGAATGTGTTTATTGGTCAATCCAAaatctacagctacctgaatcCTTCCAAAACTCCTGGTGCTCGCCCCCCGCTTCAAGAAGAGAACTCTGTCATGTATCACGAGGTGAAATGTCAGGGCAAAACACTAAACAAAACctgcaggaaaggaaatg caggaagaaagaagagtggCGATATAATTGAAGGTGCTATGAAACCAGAAGACCAGAAGGACAAAGAAGGTGGGTGCGATACTTCAGTGCACTCCTCTGATCAAAACCAAGGAACTGTAGAAACTCAAAAAACGCCTCTACCGTCAGACTGTGCTGATGAGGCAAATGCAAAGCCAGCTCAGAAAAAGATGGTTAAAGCAAAACGTGGACCAAGGAGAAA AACACAAGGAAGAACACCAAATCGAAAAGTAACAGATTATTACCCAGTTAGAAGAAGTTCCAGGAAGAGCAAATCTGAATTGGAG actgaggagaggaggaaaatagaTGAGCTAATTACaagtggaaaggaagaaggaatgaAG ATTGATTACATCGATGGCAAAGGGAGAGGAGTAATTGCTACTAAAGAATTTAATCGAGGAGAATTTGTAGTTGAATATCATGGGGATCTCATAGAGATCACAGATGCTAAAAAGCGAGAAGCGGTGTATGCTCAAGACCCATCCACTGGCTGCTATATGTACTATTTTCAGTACCTCAGCAAAACGTACTG TGTTGATGCTACAAAAGAAACTAATCGCTTGGGAAGACTGATTAATCACAGCAAATGTGGCAATTGTCAAACAAAGCTTCATGACATTGACGGCGTGCCTCATCTCATACTCATAGCTTCCAGAGACATTAAAGCAGGTGAAGAACTGTTGTACGACTATGGAGACAGAAGCAAAGCTTCCATAGAAGCTCATCCATGGCTGAAACACTAA
- the KMT5A gene encoding N-lysine methyltransferase KMT5A isoform X1 gives MRRLLPGGAGRRGRRDSSPAQCAQLAGKGLGRRGSPCRIQPFKHGAGRGGRAMTAGGRAGHGSGADLSPLLLGRNMPKARAGGAEEARPESAERKGSGRPRAGGENVFIGQSKIYSYLNPSKTPGARPPLQEENSVMYHEVKCQGKTLNKTCRKGNAGRKKSGDIIEGAMKPEDQKDKEGGCDTSVHSSDQNQGTVETQKTPLPSDCADEANAKPAQKKMVKAKRGPRRKTQGRTPNRKVTDYYPVRRSSRKSKSELETEERRKIDELITSGKEEGMKIDYIDGKGRGVIATKEFNRGEFVVEYHGDLIEITDAKKREAVYAQDPSTGCYMYYFQYLSKTYCVDATKETNRLGRLINHSKCGNCQTKLHDIDGVPHLILIASRDIKAGDQKVHPWINPRRGWSSEHRKYITGTQPRLMSILKMAK, from the exons ATGCGGAGGCTCCTCCCGGGAGGTGCGGGGCGCCGGGGCCGGCGGGACTCCTCCCCCGCGCAGTGTGCGCAGCTCGCCGGGAAGGGGCTGGGCCGCCGCGGCTCGCCCTGCCGCATCCAGCCCTTTAAACATGGCGCAGGCCGCGGCGGACGGGCGATGACCGCGGGCGGCCGCGCCGGACATGGCTCAGGCGCCGATCTTTCCCCCTTGCTCCTAGGGAGGAACATGCCCAAggcccgggcgggcggcgcggagGAGGCGAGACCCGAGAGCGCCGAGAGGAAGGGCTCCGGCCGCCCCCGGGCCGGTGGG GAGAATGTGTTTATTGGTCAATCCAAaatctacagctacctgaatcCTTCCAAAACTCCTGGTGCTCGCCCCCCGCTTCAAGAAGAGAACTCTGTCATGTATCACGAGGTGAAATGTCAGGGCAAAACACTAAACAAAACctgcaggaaaggaaatg caggaagaaagaagagtggCGATATAATTGAAGGTGCTATGAAACCAGAAGACCAGAAGGACAAAGAAGGTGGGTGCGATACTTCAGTGCACTCCTCTGATCAAAACCAAGGAACTGTAGAAACTCAAAAAACGCCTCTACCGTCAGACTGTGCTGATGAGGCAAATGCAAAGCCAGCTCAGAAAAAGATGGTTAAAGCAAAACGTGGACCAAGGAGAAA AACACAAGGAAGAACACCAAATCGAAAAGTAACAGATTATTACCCAGTTAGAAGAAGTTCCAGGAAGAGCAAATCTGAATTGGAG actgaggagaggaggaaaatagaTGAGCTAATTACaagtggaaaggaagaaggaatgaAG ATTGATTACATCGATGGCAAAGGGAGAGGAGTAATTGCTACTAAAGAATTTAATCGAGGAGAATTTGTAGTTGAATATCATGGGGATCTCATAGAGATCACAGATGCTAAAAAGCGAGAAGCGGTGTATGCTCAAGACCCATCCACTGGCTGCTATATGTACTATTTTCAGTACCTCAGCAAAACGTACTG TGTTGATGCTACAAAAGAAACTAATCGCTTGGGAAGACTGATTAATCACAGCAAATGTGGCAATTGTCAAACAAAGCTTCATGACATTGACGGCGTGCCTCATCTCATACTCATAGCTTCCAGAGACATTAAAGCAG GAGATCAGAAAGTGCATCCCTGGATAAACCCCAGAAGAGGATGGAGCTCAGAGCATAG AAAATACATCACAGGGACACAGCCAAGGCTTATGAGTATTCTGAAGATGGCAAAATGA
- the KMT5A gene encoding N-lysine methyltransferase KMT5A isoform X2, whose product MRRLLPGGAGRRGRRDSSPAQCAQLAGKGLGRRGSPCRIQPFKHGAGRGGRAMTAGGRAGHGSGADLSPLLLGRNMPKARAGGAEEARPESAERKGSGRPRAGGENVFIGQSKIYSYLNPSKTPGARPPLQEENSVMYHEVKCQGKTLNKTCRKGNGRKKSGDIIEGAMKPEDQKDKEGGCDTSVHSSDQNQGTVETQKTPLPSDCADEANAKPAQKKMVKAKRGPRRKTQGRTPNRKVTDYYPVRRSSRKSKSELETEERRKIDELITSGKEEGMKIDYIDGKGRGVIATKEFNRGEFVVEYHGDLIEITDAKKREAVYAQDPSTGCYMYYFQYLSKTYCVDATKETNRLGRLINHSKCGNCQTKLHDIDGVPHLILIASRDIKAGDQKVHPWINPRRGWSSEHRKYITGTQPRLMSILKMAK is encoded by the exons ATGCGGAGGCTCCTCCCGGGAGGTGCGGGGCGCCGGGGCCGGCGGGACTCCTCCCCCGCGCAGTGTGCGCAGCTCGCCGGGAAGGGGCTGGGCCGCCGCGGCTCGCCCTGCCGCATCCAGCCCTTTAAACATGGCGCAGGCCGCGGCGGACGGGCGATGACCGCGGGCGGCCGCGCCGGACATGGCTCAGGCGCCGATCTTTCCCCCTTGCTCCTAGGGAGGAACATGCCCAAggcccgggcgggcggcgcggagGAGGCGAGACCCGAGAGCGCCGAGAGGAAGGGCTCCGGCCGCCCCCGGGCCGGTGGG GAGAATGTGTTTATTGGTCAATCCAAaatctacagctacctgaatcCTTCCAAAACTCCTGGTGCTCGCCCCCCGCTTCAAGAAGAGAACTCTGTCATGTATCACGAGGTGAAATGTCAGGGCAAAACACTAAACAAAACctgcaggaaaggaaatg gaagaaagaagagtggCGATATAATTGAAGGTGCTATGAAACCAGAAGACCAGAAGGACAAAGAAGGTGGGTGCGATACTTCAGTGCACTCCTCTGATCAAAACCAAGGAACTGTAGAAACTCAAAAAACGCCTCTACCGTCAGACTGTGCTGATGAGGCAAATGCAAAGCCAGCTCAGAAAAAGATGGTTAAAGCAAAACGTGGACCAAGGAGAAA AACACAAGGAAGAACACCAAATCGAAAAGTAACAGATTATTACCCAGTTAGAAGAAGTTCCAGGAAGAGCAAATCTGAATTGGAG actgaggagaggaggaaaatagaTGAGCTAATTACaagtggaaaggaagaaggaatgaAG ATTGATTACATCGATGGCAAAGGGAGAGGAGTAATTGCTACTAAAGAATTTAATCGAGGAGAATTTGTAGTTGAATATCATGGGGATCTCATAGAGATCACAGATGCTAAAAAGCGAGAAGCGGTGTATGCTCAAGACCCATCCACTGGCTGCTATATGTACTATTTTCAGTACCTCAGCAAAACGTACTG TGTTGATGCTACAAAAGAAACTAATCGCTTGGGAAGACTGATTAATCACAGCAAATGTGGCAATTGTCAAACAAAGCTTCATGACATTGACGGCGTGCCTCATCTCATACTCATAGCTTCCAGAGACATTAAAGCAG GAGATCAGAAAGTGCATCCCTGGATAAACCCCAGAAGAGGATGGAGCTCAGAGCATAG AAAATACATCACAGGGACACAGCCAAGGCTTATGAGTATTCTGAAGATGGCAAAATGA
- the KMT5A gene encoding N-lysine methyltransferase KMT5A isoform X7, producing the protein MRRLLPGGAGRRGRRDSSPAQCAQLAGKGLGRRGSPCRIQPFKHGAGRGGRAMTAGGRAGHGSGADLSPLLLGRNMPKARAGGAEEARPESAERKGSGRPRAGGENVFIGQSKIYSYLNPSKTPGARPPLQEENSVMYHEVKCQGKTLNKTCRKGNAGRKKSGDIIEGAMKPEDQKDKEGGCDTSVHSSDQNQGTVETQKTPLPSDCADEANAKPAQKKMVKAKRGPRRKTQGRTPNRKVTDYYPVRRSSRKSKSELETEERRKIDELITSGKEEGMKIDYIDGKGRGVIATKEFNRGEFVVEYHGDLIEITDAKKREAVYAQDPSTGCYMYYFQYLSKTYCVDATKETNRLGRLINHSKCGNCQTKLHDIDGVPHLILIASRDIKAENTSQGHSQGL; encoded by the exons ATGCGGAGGCTCCTCCCGGGAGGTGCGGGGCGCCGGGGCCGGCGGGACTCCTCCCCCGCGCAGTGTGCGCAGCTCGCCGGGAAGGGGCTGGGCCGCCGCGGCTCGCCCTGCCGCATCCAGCCCTTTAAACATGGCGCAGGCCGCGGCGGACGGGCGATGACCGCGGGCGGCCGCGCCGGACATGGCTCAGGCGCCGATCTTTCCCCCTTGCTCCTAGGGAGGAACATGCCCAAggcccgggcgggcggcgcggagGAGGCGAGACCCGAGAGCGCCGAGAGGAAGGGCTCCGGCCGCCCCCGGGCCGGTGGG GAGAATGTGTTTATTGGTCAATCCAAaatctacagctacctgaatcCTTCCAAAACTCCTGGTGCTCGCCCCCCGCTTCAAGAAGAGAACTCTGTCATGTATCACGAGGTGAAATGTCAGGGCAAAACACTAAACAAAACctgcaggaaaggaaatg caggaagaaagaagagtggCGATATAATTGAAGGTGCTATGAAACCAGAAGACCAGAAGGACAAAGAAGGTGGGTGCGATACTTCAGTGCACTCCTCTGATCAAAACCAAGGAACTGTAGAAACTCAAAAAACGCCTCTACCGTCAGACTGTGCTGATGAGGCAAATGCAAAGCCAGCTCAGAAAAAGATGGTTAAAGCAAAACGTGGACCAAGGAGAAA AACACAAGGAAGAACACCAAATCGAAAAGTAACAGATTATTACCCAGTTAGAAGAAGTTCCAGGAAGAGCAAATCTGAATTGGAG actgaggagaggaggaaaatagaTGAGCTAATTACaagtggaaaggaagaaggaatgaAG ATTGATTACATCGATGGCAAAGGGAGAGGAGTAATTGCTACTAAAGAATTTAATCGAGGAGAATTTGTAGTTGAATATCATGGGGATCTCATAGAGATCACAGATGCTAAAAAGCGAGAAGCGGTGTATGCTCAAGACCCATCCACTGGCTGCTATATGTACTATTTTCAGTACCTCAGCAAAACGTACTG TGTTGATGCTACAAAAGAAACTAATCGCTTGGGAAGACTGATTAATCACAGCAAATGTGGCAATTGTCAAACAAAGCTTCATGACATTGACGGCGTGCCTCATCTCATACTCATAGCTTCCAGAGACATTAAAGCAG AAAATACATCACAGGGACACAGCCAAGGCTTATGA